From the genome of Symphalangus syndactylus isolate Jambi chromosome 5, NHGRI_mSymSyn1-v2.1_pri, whole genome shotgun sequence, one region includes:
- the MYEF2 gene encoding myelin expression factor 2 isoform X2: MADANKAEVPGATGGDSPHLQPAEPPGEPRREPHPPEAEKQQSQHSSSSNGVKMENDESAKEEKSDLKEKSTGSKKANRFHPYSKDKNSGTGEKKGPNRNRVFISNIPYDMKWQAIKDLMREKVGEVTYVELFKDAEGKSRGCGVVEFKDEEFVKKALETMNKYDLSGRPLNIKEDPDGENARRALQRTGGSFPGGHVPDMGSGLMNLPPSILNNPNIPPEVISNLQAGRLGSTIFVANLDFKVGWKKLKEVFSIAGTVKRADIKEDKDGKSRGMGTVTFEQAIEAVQAISMFNGQFLFDRPMHVKMDDKSVPHEEYRSHDGKTPQLPRGLGGIGMGLGPGGQPISASQLNIGGVMGSLGPGGMGMDGPGFGGMNRIGGGIGFGGLEAMNSMGGFGGVGRMGELYRGAMTSSMERDFGRGDIGINRGFGDSFGRLGGGMGGMNSVTGGMGMGLDRMSSSFDRMGPGIGAILERSIDMDRGFLSGPMGSGMRERIGSKGNQIFVRNLPFDLTWQKLKEKFSQCGHVMFAEIKMENGKSKGCGTVRFDSPESAEKACRIMNGIKISGREIDVRLDRNA, encoded by the exons GGAGAATGATGAATCAGCGAAAGAAGAGAAATCTGACTTAAAGGAAAAATCTACAGGAAGTAAGAAGGCCAATAGATTTCATCCTTATTCAAAAGACAAGAATTCGGGCACTGGAGAAAAGAAGGGTCCTAATCGTAACAGAGTTTTCATTAGCAACATCCCATATGACATGAAATGGCAAGCTATTAAAGATCTAATGAGAGAGAAAG TTGGTGAGGTTACATACGTGGAGCTCTTTAAGGATGCGGAAGGAAAATCAAGG GGTTGTGG TGTGGTTGAATTCAAAGATGAAGAATTTGTAAAGAAAGCCCTAGAAACTATGAACAAATATGATCTTAGTGGAAGACCCCTCAATATTAAAGAG GATCCTGATGGAGAAAATGCTCGTAGGGCATTGCAGCGAACAGGAGGATCATTTCCAGGAGGACATGTCCCTGATATGGGATCAGGGTTGATGAATTTACCACCTTCCATTCTCAACAATCCAAACATTCCTCCTGAAGTCATCAGTAATTTGCAGGCCGGTAGACTTGGTTCCACAATTTTTGTTGCCAAT CTTGACTTCAAAGTTGGTTGGAAGAAGCTAAAGGAAGTGTTCAGCATAGCTGGAACTGTGAAGCGGGCAGATATTAAAGAAGACAAAGATGGCAAGAGCAGAGGAATGGGCACTGTCACTTTTGAGCAAGCAATTGAAGCAGTTCAAGCAATTT CTATGTTCAATGGGCAGTTTTTATTTGATAGACCTATGCATGTGAAAATG GATGACAAGTCTGTTCCTCATGAAGAGTACCGTTCACATGATGGTAAAACACCACAATTACCAC gtGGTCTTGGAGGCATTGGGATGGGACTTGGTCCGGGTGGACAGCCTATTAGTGCCAGCCAGTTGAACATAGGTGGAGTAATGGGAAGTTTAGGTCCAGGTG GTATGGGAATGGATGGTCCAGGTTTTGGAGGAATGAATAGAATTGGAGGAG GAATAGGGTTTGGTGGTCTGGAAGCAATGAATAGCATGGGAGGATTTGGAGGAGTTGGCCGAATGGGAG AGCTGTACCGTGGTGCGATGACTAGTAGCATGGAGCGAGATTTTGGACGTGGTGATATTGGAATAAATCGAGGCTTTGGAGATTCCTTTGGTAGACTTG GTGGTGGAATGGGTGGCATGAACAGTGTGACTGGAGGAATGGGGATGGGACTGGACCGGATGAGTTCCAGCTTTGATAGAATGGGACCAGGTATAGGAGCTATACTGGAAAGGAGCATCGATATGGATCGAGGATTTTTATCGGGTCCAATGGGAAGCGGAATGAGAGAGAGAATAGGCTCCAAAGGCAACCAGATATTTGTCAGAAat CTACCTTTTGACTTGACTTGGCAGAAACTAAAAGAGAAATTCAGTCAGTGTG gtCATGTAAtgtttgcagaaataaaaatggagaatgGAAAGTCAAAAGGCTGTGGAACAGTCAGATTTGACTCCCCAGAATCTGCTGAAAAAGCCTGCAGAATAATGAATGGCATAAAAATCAGTGGCAGAGAAATTGATGTTCGCTTGGATCGTAATGCATAA
- the MYEF2 gene encoding myelin expression factor 2 isoform X1 produces the protein MADANKAEVPGATGGDSPHLQPAEPPGEPRREPHPPEAEKQQSQHSSSSNGVKMENDESAKEEKSDLKEKSTGSKKANRFHPYSKDKNSGTGEKKGPNRNRVFISNIPYDMKWQAIKDLMREKVGEVTYVELFKDAEGKSRGCGVVEFKDEEFVKKALETMNKYDLSGRPLNIKEDPDGENARRALQRTGGSFPGGHVPDMGSGLMNLPPSILNNPNIPPEVISNLQAGRLGSTIFVANLDFKVGWKKLKEVFSIAGTVKRADIKEDKDGKSRGMGTVTFEQAIEAVQAISMFNGQFLFDRPMHVKMDDKSVPHEEYRSHDGKTPQLPRGLGGIGMGLGPGGQPISASQLNIGGVMGSLGPGGMGMDGPGFGGMNRIGGGIGFGGLEAMNSMGGFGGVGRMGELYRGAMTSSMERDFGRGDIGINRGFGDSFGRLGSAMIGGFAGRIGASNMGPVGSGISGGMGGMNSVTGGMGMGLDRMSSSFDRMGPGIGAILERSIDMDRGFLSGPMGSGMRERIGSKGNQIFVRNLPFDLTWQKLKEKFSQCGHVMFAEIKMENGKSKGCGTVRFDSPESAEKACRIMNGIKISGREIDVRLDRNA, from the exons GGAGAATGATGAATCAGCGAAAGAAGAGAAATCTGACTTAAAGGAAAAATCTACAGGAAGTAAGAAGGCCAATAGATTTCATCCTTATTCAAAAGACAAGAATTCGGGCACTGGAGAAAAGAAGGGTCCTAATCGTAACAGAGTTTTCATTAGCAACATCCCATATGACATGAAATGGCAAGCTATTAAAGATCTAATGAGAGAGAAAG TTGGTGAGGTTACATACGTGGAGCTCTTTAAGGATGCGGAAGGAAAATCAAGG GGTTGTGG TGTGGTTGAATTCAAAGATGAAGAATTTGTAAAGAAAGCCCTAGAAACTATGAACAAATATGATCTTAGTGGAAGACCCCTCAATATTAAAGAG GATCCTGATGGAGAAAATGCTCGTAGGGCATTGCAGCGAACAGGAGGATCATTTCCAGGAGGACATGTCCCTGATATGGGATCAGGGTTGATGAATTTACCACCTTCCATTCTCAACAATCCAAACATTCCTCCTGAAGTCATCAGTAATTTGCAGGCCGGTAGACTTGGTTCCACAATTTTTGTTGCCAAT CTTGACTTCAAAGTTGGTTGGAAGAAGCTAAAGGAAGTGTTCAGCATAGCTGGAACTGTGAAGCGGGCAGATATTAAAGAAGACAAAGATGGCAAGAGCAGAGGAATGGGCACTGTCACTTTTGAGCAAGCAATTGAAGCAGTTCAAGCAATTT CTATGTTCAATGGGCAGTTTTTATTTGATAGACCTATGCATGTGAAAATG GATGACAAGTCTGTTCCTCATGAAGAGTACCGTTCACATGATGGTAAAACACCACAATTACCAC gtGGTCTTGGAGGCATTGGGATGGGACTTGGTCCGGGTGGACAGCCTATTAGTGCCAGCCAGTTGAACATAGGTGGAGTAATGGGAAGTTTAGGTCCAGGTG GTATGGGAATGGATGGTCCAGGTTTTGGAGGAATGAATAGAATTGGAGGAG GAATAGGGTTTGGTGGTCTGGAAGCAATGAATAGCATGGGAGGATTTGGAGGAGTTGGCCGAATGGGAG AGCTGTACCGTGGTGCGATGACTAGTAGCATGGAGCGAGATTTTGGACGTGGTGATATTGGAATAAATCGAGGCTTTGGAGATTCCTTTGGTAGACTTG GCAGTGCAATGATTGGAGGGTTTGCAGGAAGAATAGGAGCTTCTAACATGGGTCCAGTAGGATCTGGAATAA GTGGTGGAATGGGTGGCATGAACAGTGTGACTGGAGGAATGGGGATGGGACTGGACCGGATGAGTTCCAGCTTTGATAGAATGGGACCAGGTATAGGAGCTATACTGGAAAGGAGCATCGATATGGATCGAGGATTTTTATCGGGTCCAATGGGAAGCGGAATGAGAGAGAGAATAGGCTCCAAAGGCAACCAGATATTTGTCAGAAat CTACCTTTTGACTTGACTTGGCAGAAACTAAAAGAGAAATTCAGTCAGTGTG gtCATGTAAtgtttgcagaaataaaaatggagaatgGAAAGTCAAAAGGCTGTGGAACAGTCAGATTTGACTCCCCAGAATCTGCTGAAAAAGCCTGCAGAATAATGAATGGCATAAAAATCAGTGGCAGAGAAATTGATGTTCGCTTGGATCGTAATGCATAA